acacacaaacacagagacaaagatttacgtggttccccaaaatcgggtacgtccacggggtaAACCGGAGCAATTATTCAAACAAAGGAAGCTTTACAAGTGAGGTCTCTCACCTCACCacactctctcatctctgacCTACATTTCTACTGCAAACAGACCTCACAATTTCCTTCaatggtctctcactcaagagagatacaaaccCCAAGCAGAGGACTccaatttatagccaaaacctgGAGCCCTATTCATGAGCCACGAGAGGCTCATTTACTGCAATCCCATGCCTGGGATTTTCAAGATTTAGGCAAATCTTTTGAAGTCTACAAAGGCTGCCAAGGCTGCCATCTTtgaccaatgagagaattggagccacacttcagcagcccatgtgctgatttcaacaatctccaccttgacgacaattctccaaaaagtccgatgctgcccccaaatacaatccaaaaacagaacaaacagaCTCTCTACAAACTcgaacaaacaaagagagacaagagagcaaactatagaagcaaacaacagtgctctcaaaacagaacaaacaaacagactGACTGCAGATAACAGATGCTCttaacaaattcaaaataccgGAACAAACCAACAGAAGAGCCAGATTTCCGAAGTCTTCGAGTAAACTTCAGAACAGATTCGGACAAGTCGCGCGACAACTCAAAAGTCCCGGCAACAGATTCATATACAAATTCAGATGCTTGACCCACATCAAGCCAAATGCTCAACCTCGATTGAGCCAGGCGCCCCAGAGGCGCATGCACCCCGAAGGTGCTTAACATTGAATCAGGTGGACTGAGCTTGAACCACCATCAAACTCACTCCCAATAACTTCAGCGGACAGATCTGCAGtagattcaaaatcaaattccccaATAACGGTGGCAGCTCCACCTTCAGctttactcacacacacacagtgcacACACTGCACTTTTCATATAACAAGGGGAAGTGATCCCCTGTGGTCACACCCACCCACTAAGGGTGTACCCCAACAATATGTTCTATATCGATGCATGATTATCTTCTTACAAATACTGTGAATGTGCAGGAATTGTACAATCAAGGATGTCGAAACGTGCTTATTGCAGGGCTTCCTCCACTTGGGTGTTGGGCTGCTGGATTCAATATGGGAGGGAGATGTGTGGACTACTCACAGTCTCAATCTTACAATCAGAAGCTTGTTGCATTGTTGCCTCAGTTACAGGAATCCCTTCCTGGTAGCAAACTTGCCTATGCAGATTTTTACACCCCAATTTACGACATGATGAACAATCCTCAAAAATATGGTAAGACATTAATTTTCACTATATTTAATTTGATATTGCAATATATCTACACGCGCACACTTTTTTTCAACGGGAAATTCATAGAAGAGTATGAAGAGCAAAGTTCGACGGATCCGCAAGTTTAAAATATGACAATGTTTGCATAATTCTTTCATACCGGACaactttgaactttttttgGAGAAAGTTCATGGATTAAATGGTGCAAATGATTTATACGTAAATGAAACCATAAAGAATTAGGGCAATAGTAATCACCTGGCAACCAAGTGCCTCGTCAAGAACTAAATGATTGTTTTTTGTGCTATAGGTTTCACAGTGACTAATACAGGATGTTGCGGATTATGCACTCAGTTCACTCCAGTTTGCCCAAACCCTTCTCAATATTTGCTTTGGGATTCAGTTCATCCAGGAGAAGCTGCCTACCGAGTTGTCTCAAAATATTTACAGGACGATGCTCTTCCCAAGTTCTCATAAAGTTGAGAAATCACCCAGTTTTTATTTTAACTACACAGTAGTAGTAGCTAGCTAGGAGTGCTAACAACCTAGGTATCAGGGATAATTTGTGAAGGGAGTTTCTTCGAATTTTTCGATCCCTCATCAAATGATGCCCGaattgttttttctcttcttttcattttctttgagaaCTGCTAGTACTTCTGTTTCGTATCTGGGTCACTAAGTTAATAAAATTGTCCTTTTAGTACAGTTTGGTGCTTGCATTTTTgcaatttacttttttttttatcggctacAATTTACTTTTGATGATCAAATATGTTTCACCGAATTATATATTGAAGCATTGATTATTGATGATTAATCCCAGGGTgctcaaaaatcaaaactaatCAAAGGGAGAAACTTGAGCTAAACTTCGGGTTAGCACAAATCTAGTTCATGTATATAGTTCCTTTCTCCTCTGATCCCCTATATGTAACTTGGGGCGCCAAGGCATTTGAATTCGAATAAATGGGATtttcttttagagagagagccaatCAACAGGGTTGAAATCCAAAGAAAATGCCCCTAATCATCTTCTATATGTACGATTAAAAAGCcgataataaaaaattgtacgATCAAAAACTTTTAGGGAAAAGAGAGGAATTTTGCGTGTAGATATTTTGTTAGGTTGTTGGAAAAGAGAGGAACTTTAAAAAGCCTACGCAATACTTTTACCGATAAATAATCGCAAAGCAAACTATTTGCATCATCCTTAATCTTCCAACAACCCAACAAAAGTGATTCTTGTTGTCGCACTCAGAAAAATTTATCTGCTAAATCCTTGGTGGTTAATTTATAGTATTTAATACAATTGTGGATATTGGGGGATTAGGGATAAGACACAGATAAAGTGCCTTTTGATAACCGGATTTTGGGCcagcttacacgcacctcgactaatttcgagGCCTTGAAGTTACTGATCAGACAGACCCTTGAGTGGCCAATGTTTGGCCTATGTTGGGCTGAAGCATGAGACTTCAGGAGGACAAGCACTTGTTTACTTTCTCATGCCCGCTTGACCAAATCCGTTAGGGTTCATAATTCGGATAGAGTGCCTTTCAGGTGACTTTGGAAAGGaaatcagtattttttttttttcccggtgcAAAATAAAGAACTTCATTAACAagtatatttcaatttttagagtCGCTTGATTGGCGTTGACTTTttatggaggaagaagaaaaaaattacgtTGCTTCAGAAATTAATTCAATGAAGCATCGTATTCAAAATCTTTTATCTACCATTACTTCAGTAATCAAAAAGGCAAAACATCAAATATTCTTCTAAAATTACTAGGCCTCCAACCACTTGAACTAAGCTCGAATTTGGTCATTATTTCAACTCTACTACACATAAATAGTTCTCTCAAAGAAGCCAACTTTTGGCAAATGGAACCCACCATCTTCACCATGAAATCATCTACTCCTATAGATCGGGCAGGTCGAGTCAGAAAGGCTTTGATGACTCAAGGTTCATATTAGGGAAATGAGAGCAAGGGGAAGATGGGGCAGCCCTCGGCCCGGTCATCCAATTCGCTCCAACAGACATGCATGGTTCTGTAGTCAAGGCAACTATCACTTTCGTGTACCCATCGGGCGGCGGCCCTTTCGGGGGTTTCTAAGGGACTGATTCACTCTGCGTTGATTGACTgatcgcaaaaaaaaaacctctgtATACAGTATACAGTACAGATCTTATGCCCAGAAAAACGCACATTCTATTTTGAGAATTCCTGGATATTAATTCGAGACTTCCAGTTGACTGAAACATCAAAATGGTAATGAATGTTGCCTCTTTTATTACACTCTCTACAATTTGAAAAACTTACTATATATACattcaaatccaaataaaaaattgtcattttgaCCACTTGATGACTCTCTTGCAAGTTACGAATGAGCATTAAGATCACCATAAAATGAAAATAAGGCCCAAGTTGCAACGTATAACTAAATACGCTACAAATCCTGATCTTGCACTCGAAGACTCCATCTTGAAATGGCATTAGCCCTCTTCTTCATTCTGGTAATTCAAGTTTGTATTTCCAATACCAACCCATGTTATAGCATAGAATTGCCTAAATTCactaccattctcatctttggaGACTCAACAGTGGATACCGGAAACAACAACTATGTAAACACTATTATGAAAAGCAACCACCCACCGTATGGAAAAGATTTCCTCGGCCACGTTGCCACAGGGAGGTTTTCAGACGGAAAAATTATTCCAGACTTTGCGGCCTCCATTCTAGGAATCAAAGACACCGTTCCTCCTTTCCTAGATCCAAAACTAACCGATGAAGACATACGTACAGGTGTCAGCTTTGCATCAGCAGGATCGGGATACAATGACCTCACTACCATTTTAACTCGTGCAATCTCCATTTCGAAGCAACCAGATTATCTTAAACAATACATTGAGAGGCTAAAGAGAATCGTAGGGGAAGAACAAGCTCAGGCTATCTTAAATGGTTCTTTGGTTATTGTTAGTGCAGGAACAAATGACTTTGTTTTCAATTACTACAACATACCCCAACGAAATCTTCACTTCACAATAAACGGGTACcaagattttgtgctaaacaagTTGCAAAATTTCGTTAAGGTAAAACTTCTACCTCTTAACACCAACACAATTGCAGATGCAAACACATACACATGAATACCACTATATCCAACGGAGATATTTACATACCTTGTGTGTTTGCAGGAACTATAGCATCTGGGGTGCCGTTCGATAGTGGTAGCAGGGCTTCCTCCAATCGGTAGTCTACCGCTCCAAATGACTGTAAAACTCCATCTTCTCAGAACGTGCATAGACCAACAGAACTCCGATGCAAAATCTTATAATCAGAAACTTGCAAGTCTGATACCTCGACTAGAGTCATCACTTCCTGAGAGCAAAATCATATATGCAGATGTATACACTCCGCTGAGCGACATGATGGACAACCCTCACAAATACGGTGAGGTTAATCAACCCAACGAATGCATTTGAAATGAAAGCGGATATGTGATTATTTTGTGCTAAGTTTGTGTATTATGCACCACAGGACTAATGGAAACTCGCAGAGGGTGCTGTGGGACAGGATTGCTAGAAGCAGGACCCCTTGTTCTGCACTCAGCCCAGTGTGTCCAAACTCTACTACGCTCTTGTTTTGGGATGGAATTCATCCAACTGAATCGGCTTACCGGTACCTTTCTGAAGCCCTCAAACAGCAAATCACTAGCCAGTTATTACAAAAAGTTAGCAACCATTAACTGATTCAGTCAAGCTCtatttggatcatggatttgtaGAGAGAAAATATCAGGGATTTCCATTCACAAGTGACAAAACCATCTTTTCCCTCTACCAATTCCTCCAAGAATCCAGGATCCAAATACAAGGGGTAGAGACTTGGATTTCCAATCTTATTCTTAAACAAAAATCTGTTTCAAGTAGGCTTTAGATTACTTAGTAGATTGTTTCGAGTGTTCAGAAAATGGATTTGATTTGCTGCTCCTCAATGTTCAGCTTTAATGTGACTTGTCTTCAGCATTTCAGATGAATCCTAGTCCTACAGCCATAGTAAGCAGAATCAAAAGAATGGCATAGGGAACCTCTAAATTAgcttcacattttttttttcatttgattggCCTAATTCACATGACACATATTGCTTCCATTTCAGTAACTCATAGAGCTTCTCTTGGCCCAGTGCCCCAATACGCACAGCAACTTAACAAGCATTTTTCATGAATTTTACATGGCAACTAGTGAAGAAGAACGCATCCCTAATCAGCAGAAAAATGCAACTTACCCTCCACAAACTAATCATCAACCTTATTTGTCAGTTCGATAAGGAAACACTGATTGACAGTAGCAAATTTTGCATGTTGTTAATGGGATAACAAGAAGATAATTTCTACAGCAttgagatagatagatgaatgTGTTAGCAAATCAATATTCTGGACTCACCAGAAGCATATTGATACTTGCTGTTTCATGAACCATATTCAAGTCTTATCCATTAATAATGCTCTGAATTATGAATGAAGGAACTAAGGTACTGAACACAAATTCAATcaggtctctaggcctgccctctttgATTTGAGACTTGGTTCCATGACATAATGTCCCTTTTAGTTTGGAGGTATAAGCAAGCTGCTATATTAGTGGTAAAACTTTCTAAAAGCAGTCATTTTATGCACATATTGCCAAAAATTAGATCTGTCTCAAGTCCTCTCCACCCAAACCCCAATCGAAGGGGGCCACATATTGTTGTTGATGGAGCTTATTCAAGTTGAATTTGTCATCTACATTTAAAATTGTGGGAGATAGTGGTATAGCATTACCGTGGAAACAAGTACGCACAGACAAATTTGGAAGCATTTCAAAAGAACTCGAGTGACATTGCCTTCAAAATTTTGAGATACATCGTTACAACATAATAATACAAGCACATGTATTACCAAGCATTtgaaacacaaaagaaaacaaaaagaaaacaagaacttcaTTGTACCTAGCAATTTCTTGATTAATAGGTCCGATGAGGTAAACAAAGATGAACAGTGGCTACAAAGGGCAGAAtaaaaaaagttacatttaCATACTACTACACAAATTCTTCTACAGACTAAAACAACAAGCAGCATACATGATACAACACTACAAACAAGTGAGCAACTTACTTGCTTCACTTCCTTCCACCAGCTGAACCAATCCTTCCTTCGAACAACTCGCTAATCCGAGCCTCAACATCCTCCACACTGTACCTAATATGCTTCTCATGCTTTCCAATATCTGAGAGATTCTGGAACCTTCCCAAGAAGCTCCGATATGCTGGAGTCAAATTTCCATCCACCGAAATCCTCATCTCCTCCCTCATCTGCTCATCAAAGATGACCCATGCGGACTGAGCCTTACATATCTCCTCAAAATACAAGTTAAACAACTTGAGCTTCTCTTTCATTGCTCTTGATGCGCCATTAGAAGATGCCAGAGCACCACTATCCAGCTTCAACACCCCTAAAACCTTGTTCCATGAACT
The sequence above is a segment of the Rhododendron vialii isolate Sample 1 chromosome 13a, ASM3025357v1 genome. Coding sequences within it:
- the LOC131314257 gene encoding GDSL esterase/lipase At1g06990-like: MALALFFILVIQVCISNTNPCYSIELPKFTTILIFGDSTVDTGNNNYVNTIMKSNHPPYGKDFLGHVATGRFSDGKIIPDFAASILGIKDTVPPFLDPKLTDEDIRTGVSFASAGSGYNDLTTILTRAISISKQPDYLKQYIERLKRIVGEEQAQAILNGSLVIVSAGTNDFVFNYYNIPQRNLHFTINGYQDFVLNKLQNFVKVKLLPLNTNTIADANTYT